A DNA window from Capnocytophaga sp. ARDL2 contains the following coding sequences:
- a CDS encoding IS5 family transposase, translated as MFVVLDKVTIVEEIIPHLPKRKRGFKPRSTINEIINCILYKLKTGIQWAFLPMEQLFSEVVSSYKTVFGHYRKWCKEGAWEVCWVEILKKNKSKIDCSSCDFHGSQTPAKKGGEQVGYQARKKAKTTNSLYLSDRQGLILAMSQPISGEHHDLYNIETHFQEITSILKKAEISTEGLFVNFDAGFDSENLRKITASEGIIANICENKRNQKSASETEHYFDKKLYKERYAIERSNAWMDSFRSVLNRFDTTVSSWIGFNYFAFIVLGLRKFKQKKSR; from the coding sequence TTGTTTGTAGTACTGGACAAAGTTACGATAGTAGAAGAAATTATCCCACATTTACCTAAAAGGAAAAGAGGGTTTAAGCCAAGATCGACTATTAATGAGATAATTAACTGTATTTTGTATAAATTGAAAACAGGTATTCAATGGGCTTTTTTACCGATGGAACAATTATTTTCAGAGGTAGTTTCGAGCTATAAAACCGTGTTTGGGCATTACCGAAAATGGTGCAAGGAAGGTGCTTGGGAGGTTTGTTGGGTAGAAATTTTGAAGAAAAACAAATCGAAAATAGATTGTTCAAGTTGCGACTTTCACGGTAGCCAAACACCAGCAAAAAAAGGAGGCGAACAAGTAGGATATCAAGCTCGTAAAAAAGCAAAAACGACCAACAGTTTGTACCTATCCGATAGGCAAGGTTTGATATTGGCAATGTCTCAGCCTATATCTGGCGAACATCACGATTTGTATAATATAGAGACTCATTTTCAAGAAATTACATCTATTTTGAAAAAGGCTGAAATCTCCACAGAGGGTTTATTTGTGAATTTTGATGCAGGTTTTGACAGTGAAAATCTTCGGAAAATAACCGCTTCAGAAGGTATCATAGCCAATATTTGTGAAAACAAAAGAAACCAAAAATCCGCTTCTGAAACGGAACATTATTTCGATAAAAAACTCTATAAAGAGCGTTACGCCATTGAAAGAAGCAACGCTTGGATGGATAGTTTTCGTTCGGTTTTAAATCGTTTTGATACTACCGTAAGTAGCTGGATAGGTTTTAATTACTTTGCTTTTATCGTATTAGGACTCAGAAAATTTAAACAAAAAAAGTCGAGATGA
- a CDS encoding multidrug efflux SMR transporter: MKYFYLALSIILEVTGSAFLNKSEGFSKLVPSLVTIIAFGACFFFFSQSLKEIPLGIAYAIWAGSGLVLTALVSVFIFKQSLDLAGIIGIAFILVGVIILNVFSKSSGH; encoded by the coding sequence ATGAAATATTTTTATTTAGCATTATCAATTATTCTAGAAGTTACAGGCTCTGCCTTTTTGAATAAATCGGAAGGGTTTTCTAAACTTGTGCCATCATTGGTTACAATAATAGCTTTTGGAGCGTGTTTTTTCTTCTTTTCTCAATCTCTCAAAGAAATTCCTTTGGGAATAGCCTATGCCATTTGGGCAGGTTCAGGATTGGTGCTTACTGCATTGGTTTCAGTATTTATTTTTAAGCAAAGTTTAGATTTGGCAGGGATTATAGGTATCGCATTTATTTTGGTGGGGGTAATTATTCTGAATGTATTTTCAAAATCATCAGGACATTGA
- a CDS encoding VOC family protein produces the protein MTKLDPIIAVKNVEASAKWYHKIFGFGNMHGGDHFAVLTDKNNQVVLCLHAWETDDHPTMENPNIPTGNGLLLYFRTENWQEIRQNIEKIGWTIEREIHQNPNSRKQEFSFRDPDGYYITVSELHSYEG, from the coding sequence ATGACAAAACTAGACCCAATCATTGCAGTAAAAAATGTAGAAGCGAGTGCGAAATGGTATCACAAAATATTCGGATTTGGGAATATGCACGGAGGAGACCATTTTGCTGTATTAACGGACAAAAATAATCAAGTGGTACTTTGTTTACACGCTTGGGAAACGGACGATCATCCAACAATGGAAAATCCAAATATTCCCACAGGAAATGGATTACTGCTGTATTTTAGAACAGAAAATTGGCAAGAAATAAGACAAAATATTGAAAAAATTGGTTGGACAATTGAACGAGAAATTCATCAAAATCCAAATTCACGCAAACAGGAATTTTCATTCAGAGACCCAGATGGTTATTACATTACTGTGTCAGAACTTCATTCTTATGAAGGTTAA
- a CDS encoding GyrI-like domain-containing protein — protein sequence MKNECKIIGIAVRTTNANGQAATDLGKLWGQFMSDTISKIPNTISGEIIAIYTDYESDYQGAYTAIIGKKVSSLDEIPKGMIGREFPATKFQKFIAKGEMPNAVMQTWKTIWEQDEVLNRAYQYDFEVYGEKSQNGNESEVEIFVSVK from the coding sequence ATGAAAAACGAATGTAAAATCATCGGCATCGCGGTACGCACAACCAATGCCAACGGACAAGCCGCAACAGATTTGGGCAAACTTTGGGGGCAATTTATGAGCGACACCATTTCAAAAATCCCCAATACCATTTCGGGGGAAATTATCGCGATTTACACCGATTATGAAAGTGATTATCAAGGGGCTTATACCGCGATTATCGGGAAGAAAGTCAGTTCGTTAGATGAAATTCCAAAAGGAATGATTGGGCGAGAATTTCCTGCTACAAAATTTCAGAAATTCATTGCCAAAGGAGAAATGCCCAATGCTGTTATGCAGACTTGGAAAACCATTTGGGAACAAGATGAAGTGCTGAATCGTGCCTACCAGTACGATTTTGAAGTGTATGGTGAAAAATCTCAAAACGGCAATGAATCCGAAGTGGAGATTTTCGTTTCGGTGAAATAA
- a CDS encoding alpha/beta hydrolase, with protein sequence MKKLIVISDLWGVKQSQWWQYYTETLSKHFEVIFYDACQLGQIDVSQYTEVALHQQFMDGGVLQSVQNLTHKEKETFAILGFSIGGYIAWRALHSGLKAQHLVAVSSTRLRYETIPPKAQLHLFYGKEDHHLPSTAWYDTMKTSPYLFDEAYHNFYQKEHIAQQICEYIQNKML encoded by the coding sequence ATGAAAAAACTCATCGTTATTTCGGATTTATGGGGTGTAAAACAATCACAATGGTGGCAATATTACACCGAAACCTTATCCAAACATTTTGAGGTTATCTTTTATGACGCTTGTCAGTTAGGGCAGATAGATGTAAGTCAATATACCGAGGTGGCACTGCATCAGCAATTTATGGACGGTGGCGTTCTACAATCTGTACAAAACTTAACCCACAAAGAAAAAGAAACCTTCGCCATACTAGGTTTTAGCATAGGTGGCTATATTGCTTGGAGAGCCTTACACAGCGGATTAAAAGCCCAACATTTGGTAGCCGTATCTTCCACCCGATTGCGGTATGAAACAATACCTCCAAAAGCTCAGCTTCACCTATTTTATGGTAAAGAAGACCATCATCTGCCCAGTACTGCGTGGTATGATACAATGAAAACATCGCCATACCTGTTTGATGAGGCGTATCACAACTTTTACCAAAAAGAACATATCGCACAGCAAATCTGTGAGTATATCCAAAATAAGATGCTATAA
- a CDS encoding SDR family oxidoreductase: MKLSNNTILITGGSSGIGWALAERFYELDNKVIITGRDPKKLAQIKSQYPNIETFAQDLTQPQALDDLAAFIKENHPDLNILINNAAVQYNYLFTEERDYAQKIDYELAINLAIPMKLSVNLLPILLKNKNSAVVNVSSGLFIAPKKTASVYCATKSALHSFSQTLRYQLENTPVKVFEIVPSLIDTPMTQGRGKSKISPEKLVDEFIKGFKSNKYEIYIGKTKLLKFIHRIFPKVAYNIMKNGL, translated from the coding sequence ATGAAACTATCAAACAACACTATTTTAATTACGGGCGGTTCATCAGGTATTGGTTGGGCATTAGCAGAGCGTTTTTATGAACTTGATAATAAGGTAATTATCACAGGAAGAGACCCTAAAAAATTGGCTCAAATCAAAAGCCAATACCCAAACATTGAAACTTTTGCACAAGATTTGACCCAGCCCCAAGCTCTTGATGATTTAGCCGCTTTTATTAAAGAAAATCACCCTGATTTAAACATTTTGATAAACAACGCGGCGGTGCAGTACAATTATTTGTTTACTGAAGAACGTGATTACGCCCAAAAAATAGATTACGAACTGGCTATAAATCTGGCTATTCCGATGAAGTTAAGTGTTAATTTGCTTCCTATTTTGTTGAAAAACAAAAATTCGGCAGTGGTGAATGTCAGTAGTGGACTTTTTATTGCACCGAAAAAAACGGCTTCGGTGTATTGTGCCACCAAATCGGCATTGCATAGTTTTAGCCAAACGCTTCGTTATCAGTTAGAAAACACACCTGTTAAGGTATTTGAAATCGTGCCTTCGCTCATCGATACGCCAATGACTCAAGGGCGTGGCAAATCAAAAATCAGCCCTGAAAAGTTGGTTGATGAATTTATAAAAGGCTTTAAGTCAAATAAATACGAAATTTATATCGGCAAAACCAAATTGCTTAAATTCATACATCGCATTTTTCCGAAAGTGGCTTATAACATAATGAAAAACGGATTGTAA
- a CDS encoding GNAT family N-acetyltransferase has product MKLTINENLYLKLVKLSDATDIFNTIDHQREYLGEWLPFVQYIKEVADEENFLKSVLETMEQTQEYIFCIRKDEKFVGLISFIKPDIANQKTEIGYWISKDYQKQGVVTQATKRRGNFCTNDFRQKK; this is encoded by the coding sequence ATGAAGCTAACTATCAACGAAAATCTATACCTCAAATTGGTAAAACTATCTGACGCGACGGATATTTTTAACACAATTGACCACCAACGCGAATATTTGGGCGAATGGTTGCCTTTTGTTCAGTATATCAAAGAGGTTGCTGATGAGGAAAATTTCCTAAAATCAGTTTTGGAAACAATGGAGCAAACGCAAGAATATATTTTTTGTATCCGCAAAGATGAGAAGTTTGTGGGGCTTATCAGTTTTATCAAACCGGATATTGCCAATCAGAAAACGGAAATTGGTTATTGGATTTCAAAGGATTATCAAAAGCAAGGCGTTGTAACTCAGGCTACCAAAAGGCGTGGGAACTTTTGCACGAACGATTTTCGGCAGAAGAAATAG
- a CDS encoding HU family DNA-binding protein, translating into MSIKYKVIEKGQPGVAGGGTKKFYANVVTEGELSVDDLVKQIEKFSALSEADIRGVIIALENVIQQGLADSKIIRLEKLGSLYPTLSSNGVATEKEFTANQIKSVSVNYRPGTRIVEAMKAAGFEKKK; encoded by the coding sequence ATGAGCATCAAGTACAAAGTTATCGAGAAAGGGCAACCGGGCGTTGCCGGAGGCGGAACCAAAAAGTTTTATGCCAATGTAGTAACCGAAGGAGAGCTATCGGTAGATGATTTGGTAAAGCAAATCGAGAAATTTTCCGCTCTTAGTGAGGCGGACATTCGCGGGGTGATTATCGCTTTGGAAAATGTAATTCAGCAAGGATTAGCCGATAGCAAAATCATTCGTTTGGAAAAACTCGGCAGTCTATACCCTACGCTCAGCAGTAATGGAGTAGCTACCGAAAAGGAGTTTACGGCTAACCAGATAAAATCCGTTAGTGTGAATTATCGCCCAGGTACCCGCATTGTAGAAGCAATGAAAGCAGCAGGTTTCGAGAAGAAAAAATAG
- a CDS encoding cation transporter — protein MYKTSFKISKMDCPCEVQMIKMKLAELQNIHSMEFSIDNRLLIVFHSGNYQQIFQHLKSLQLDTSLIDSSAADDYSKTNDTNERVLLWRVLYINFFFFILEMATGFLSGSMGLIADSLDMLADSLVYGLALLAVGTSIIYKKRIAKIAGYFQIFLAIIGLVEVIKRFIGSESIPHFQTMAFVSLLALIGNALCLYLLQKNKSQEAHMQASMIFTSNDVIINIGVIIASGLVYLTNSKSPDLIIGAIVFCIVWQGAIKILKLSK, from the coding sequence ATGTACAAGACATCATTTAAAATATCAAAAATGGATTGCCCTTGCGAAGTGCAAATGATAAAAATGAAGCTTGCAGAGTTGCAAAATATTCATTCAATGGAATTTAGCATAGATAATAGACTGTTAATTGTTTTTCATAGTGGTAACTATCAGCAGATTTTTCAGCACCTTAAAAGCCTACAATTAGACACTTCTCTGATTGATAGCAGTGCTGCAGATGATTACTCAAAAACAAATGACACCAATGAAAGAGTATTGCTCTGGCGTGTTTTATATATCAATTTTTTCTTTTTTATTTTAGAAATGGCAACAGGATTTTTATCTGGTTCTATGGGGCTTATCGCCGATAGTTTGGATATGCTTGCTGATAGCTTAGTGTATGGACTTGCTTTATTAGCTGTTGGTACGAGTATCATTTATAAAAAACGCATTGCAAAAATAGCAGGTTATTTTCAAATATTTCTTGCCATTATCGGACTTGTAGAAGTCATTAAGCGATTTATTGGCAGTGAATCCATTCCTCATTTTCAAACGATGGCTTTTGTTTCGTTGCTGGCACTTATTGGTAACGCTCTTTGCTTGTATTTATTGCAAAAGAACAAAAGCCAAGAAGCTCATATGCAAGCCAGTATGATTTTTACTTCTAATGATGTCATTATCAATATAGGGGTGATTATTGCTAGTGGATTGGTTTATTTGACTAATTCTAAATCTCCTGACCTTATCATCGGAGCCATTGTATTTTGCATTGTTTGGCAAGGGGCAATAAAAATTTTAAAACTCTCAAAATAA
- a CDS encoding YdeI/OmpD-associated family protein: MENQFSNMDIENILKETPEAYNVFQKMPLSHRNEYIKWINEAKKQETKERRLEKMISMLLDKINKEKQ; encoded by the coding sequence ATGGAAAATCAGTTTAGTAATATGGATATAGAAAACATCTTAAAAGAAACCCCTGAGGCGTACAATGTGTTTCAAAAAATGCCCCTTTCGCACCGAAACGAATACATCAAGTGGATAAACGAAGCCAAAAAGCAAGAAACCAAAGAAAGGCGTTTGGAGAAAATGATAAGTATGTTACTTGATAAAATAAACAAGGAAAAACAATGA
- a CDS encoding DUF4260 domain-containing protein has translation MKTLLKLEYIALFVLGVVMFGQSEYEWWWFLVLFFVPDLSMVGYLSNPKIGAMFYNFAHHFGTAVIAFVLGKYLSINELTLAGGILLAHSAFDRILGFGLKYSDDFKNTHLGKIGKESN, from the coding sequence ATGAAAACACTTTTAAAATTAGAATACATCGCTCTTTTCGTGTTGGGCGTTGTGATGTTTGGGCAATCAGAATACGAATGGTGGTGGTTTTTAGTGCTATTCTTCGTGCCTGATTTGTCTATGGTGGGCTATTTGTCAAATCCTAAAATTGGGGCAATGTTTTATAATTTTGCTCATCACTTCGGGACGGCTGTTATTGCTTTTGTGTTAGGTAAATATCTATCTATAAATGAATTGACACTAGCAGGAGGTATTCTATTGGCTCATTCGGCTTTTGATAGAATCTTAGGCTTTGGACTCAAATACAGCGATGATTTTAAAAACACACATTTGGGAAAAATTGGAAAAGAAAGTAATTAA
- a CDS encoding DNA alkylation repair protein — translation MTHEIQNRKGATKLENIPQQVLELLNAGKIVSVNLTEWLAVNHITLVASTFSEMGISDAYISEIQNVIKNQKKPSTMNTIKLIGAFLYEKYAQSTDYLAVFEKLSTHLSDSVRCYATYFMALNTDFSLEKKLGLLQPLVADKHFGVREVVWMALRPELSENLAFSIDFLSVWAENEDENIRRFCSEALRPRGVWCSHIETLKNSPELALPILEKLKSDSAKYVQDSVGNWLNDASKSRPDFVQELCKRWEKESPTKSTEYIIKKALRTILK, via the coding sequence ATGACACACGAAATACAAAACCGAAAGGGAGCAACAAAACTTGAGAATATTCCACAACAAGTGTTGGAATTATTAAACGCAGGTAAAATTGTAAGTGTAAATCTGACCGAGTGGCTTGCCGTTAATCACATTACTTTGGTGGCTTCCACATTTTCTGAAATGGGAATTTCAGATGCATATATTTCTGAAATTCAAAATGTAATAAAAAATCAAAAAAAGCCATCAACGATGAATACCATCAAGTTGATTGGAGCATTTCTTTATGAAAAATACGCTCAATCAACGGATTATTTAGCCGTTTTTGAGAAATTATCCACGCATTTGTCTGATTCGGTGCGTTGTTATGCTACCTATTTTATGGCTCTAAATACCGATTTTTCACTCGAAAAAAAACTCGGTTTGTTACAGCCGTTGGTGGCAGACAAACATTTTGGGGTGCGTGAAGTAGTTTGGATGGCACTCAGACCTGAATTGAGCGAAAATTTGGCATTTTCAATTGATTTTCTATCGGTTTGGGCGGAAAATGAAGATGAAAATATCCGTCGTTTTTGTTCGGAGGCTTTGCGTCCGCGTGGTGTGTGGTGTTCGCATATCGAGACCTTGAAAAATTCACCTGAATTGGCTTTACCTATTTTGGAAAAATTAAAATCGGATTCGGCTAAATATGTACAAGATAGCGTAGGCAATTGGCTGAATGATGCGAGTAAATCTCGTCCCGACTTTGTACAAGAATTGTGTAAGCGTTGGGAAAAAGAAAGCCCTACAAAATCAACAGAGTACATCATTAAAAAAGCTCTAAGAACCATTTTAAAGTAG
- a CDS encoding YdeI/OmpD-associated family protein, with product MDKDLQQMTREQLILEVEKLRNAIRKHRDCSGHDLCWFHPDLWNLLPEKYEVDICVPQWDKFMQGCIQYRKSLDEQLPNAPRTTIDFEETKIMETNKMPHSTDIENILKETPEAYAVFQKLSPSHKNEYIQWINEAKKQETKERRLEKMIIMLLNKKENQ from the coding sequence ATGGACAAAGACTTACAGCAAATGACCCGAGAGCAACTCATCTTGGAGGTCGAAAAACTACGCAATGCCATTCGTAAGCACCGTGATTGTAGCGGACACGATTTGTGTTGGTTTCACCCTGATTTATGGAATTTACTACCCGAAAAATATGAGGTGGATATCTGTGTTCCGCAATGGGATAAGTTTATGCAAGGGTGTATCCAGTACCGAAAATCATTAGACGAACAATTGCCTAATGCCCCCAGAACAACGATTGATTTTGAAGAGACTAAAATAATGGAAACAAACAAAATGCCCCACAGCACCGACATAGAAAACATCTTAAAAGAAACCCCCGAGGCATATGCCGTGTTTCAAAAACTGAGTCCGTCTCACAAAAACGAGTATATCCAATGGATAAATGAAGCCAAAAAGCAAGAAACCAAAGAAAGGCGTTTGGAGAAAATGATAATTATGTTACTAAACAAAAAGGAAAACCAATGA
- a CDS encoding GNAT family N-acetyltransferase: protein MKLTINENLYLELIKVSDSETIFNIINTQREYLGEWLPFVQYIKEVADEENFIKSALETMEQTKEYVFCIRKDGRLVGLISFIKPDIANQKTEIGYWISKDYQKQGIVTQATKRLCEFAFNELGMNRVQLRCAVGNLPSKGIPKRLGFTFEGIERHGERVSEGIFRDLEVYSKLKDKFLTL, encoded by the coding sequence ATGAAACTCACAATCAACGAAAATCTGTATCTCGAATTGATAAAAGTATCGGATTCTGAAACCATTTTCAATATCATCAACACACAAAGAGAATATTTGGGCGAGTGGTTGCCTTTTGTTCAGTATATTAAGGAGGTTGCCGATGAGGAAAATTTTATAAAATCAGCTTTGGAAACGATGGAACAGACCAAAGAATATGTATTTTGCATTCGGAAAGACGGAAGACTGGTGGGGCTTATTAGTTTTATCAAACCCGATATTGCCAACCAAAAAACAGAAATAGGTTATTGGATTTCAAAGGATTATCAAAAACAAGGCATTGTAACTCAGGCTACCAAAAGGCTGTGCGAATTCGCCTTTAACGAGTTGGGAATGAACCGCGTTCAGTTGCGATGTGCGGTGGGCAATCTGCCGAGTAAAGGCATTCCCAAGCGATTGGGATTTACCTTCGAGGGCATCGAGCGACATGGCGAACGCGTTTCGGAAGGCATTTTCAGAGATTTGGAGGTTTACAGCAAACTGAAAGACAAGTTTTTAACACTGTAA
- a CDS encoding isoprenylcysteine carboxylmethyltransferase family protein, giving the protein MLQLKIPPVIVLAVFASMIVAIPYIFPFDAFQSMGLCIFFIVLGAMIALSGVLEFRKLSTTVNPTTPEKSSRIVDTGIYRFSRNPMYLGMATVLVGLVFGFGNYFSWLAVVGFVVYITQFQILPEERVLKQIFGKPYEEYLTKVRRWL; this is encoded by the coding sequence ATGTTACAGTTAAAAATTCCTCCAGTTATCGTTCTTGCTGTTTTTGCGAGTATGATTGTCGCCATTCCGTATATTTTTCCATTCGATGCCTTTCAGTCGATGGGTTTATGCATCTTTTTTATTGTGCTAGGTGCAATGATTGCATTATCAGGCGTTTTGGAGTTTAGAAAATTAAGCACCACCGTCAATCCTACCACGCCCGAAAAGAGTAGTCGTATTGTGGATACGGGTATTTATCGGTTCAGCCGAAATCCGATGTATTTGGGAATGGCGACGGTGCTTGTAGGCTTAGTGTTTGGTTTTGGCAATTATTTTTCGTGGTTGGCTGTTGTGGGATTTGTGGTGTATATTACACAATTTCAGATACTCCCAGAAGAGAGGGTTTTAAAACAAATTTTTGGCAAACCTTACGAAGAATATCTGACGAAAGTTCGCCGTTGGTTATAA